The sequence AGGTAGCCGTGGAGGCGGCTGGTGTTGTGCCAGGGGACCCAGCTCAGGGTGGTCAGTTCAACGTCTTCGACGGTTTTCCAGGGTCCGGTGCGCGCCGGTCCGTAGATGAGTTCGGACTTGTAGTAGCCG is a genomic window of Mycobacterium sp. 050128 containing:
- a CDS encoding IS3 family transposase; translation: GYYKSELIYGPARTGPWKTVEDVELTTLSWVPWHNTSRLHGYLSDIPPTEFEATFYATNRTDQTPVETQ